TCCTTTCTTTTTATTATGGGGTGTTTCTTTTATGTTCCTGGTGGTTTATCCTCCTTTCGGATTTCTAGTTTTTTTATTTTTAATTTCTTCTTTTGTTTGACTATAATATATCACTTAATAATGAAAATGTCAATATAAAAATTGAAAATGATAAAAATAAAATCGCAATGTCAGATAATAGTGAAATTCAGATTGAAAAAATAGATTTCATTAATGGGAATAAGACATTGAAACAAGAATGTCGAGGTTATTATTGAAGAGATAAATAAAATACGAAAAGGTCAATAGAAGAATTTATGCAATATTTATAGAAAATATGCTATAATAATTTGAATTGCGCAAGGAGGAAGAGAGATGAAACCAAAGAATGCAGTTATGTTGTTACTGACTTCTCTGATTTGGGGAACCGCATTTGTTGCACAAAGCGTAGGAATGGACTTTCTTGGACCATTTACATTTAACGGAGTGCGAAGCTTTATTGGAGGAGTGACGCTTTTGCCGTGTATCTGGTTGTTGGAAAAGATGAATGGGAAGCCGGAAGTGGACGGAACAAGAAAAGATCTGATTCAGGGAGGAATTGCCTGTGGTCTGCTTTTATTTGCAGCAAGCAGCCTCCAACAGATGGGGATTCAGTACACAACAGCAGGAAAGGCGGGATTTATTACCGCATTTTATATTGTGTTTGTTCCGGTTCTTGGGATATTTTTAAAGAAAGCAGCAGGTTGGAAAGTGTGGATGTCAGTATTTCTGGCACTGATAGGGCTGTATTTCTTATGTATTAAAGAAGGATTTTCAATTGGCAAGGGCGACATTATGATTTTTGCCTGTGCATTGGTTTTTGCAGTACATATTCTGGTGATTGATTATTATTCACCAAAAGTAGATGGTGTGAAAATGTCATGTATCCAGTTCTTTGTGTGTGGAATTGCATCACTGCCGTTTATGTTCCTGACAGAAACGCCGCAAATTGGAAATATATTAGATGCCCGGATGCCGATTTTATATGCGGGAGTCATGTCCTGTGGGGTGGCATATACATTACAAATCCTCGGACAGAAGCATGCGAATCCGGCGATTGCATCACTGCTTTTAAGTATGGAATCTTGTTTTTCTGTACTTTCCGGCTGGATAATATTAGGAGAAACACTGTCAGCGAGAGAAGGAATAGGCTGTGTGTTGATGTTTGTGGCAATTATACTTGCACAGCTTCCGGACAAGAGAGAAAAATTAAAAAATGGGCAGGCATAAAAGGATTATGTAAATACAAAAGACAGGAGAGAGAAAATGAGATTCGTAATTCAGAGAGTGTTAGAAAGTGAAGTAAAGGTAGATGGAGAGAGCCTTGGAAAAATCGGGAAAGGATTTATGGTTTTAATCGGAGTCAGCAATGATGATACAAAAGAAGTGGCTGACAAGATGGTAAAGAAAATGTTAGGACTTCGTATTTTTGAAGATGAACAGGGAAAAACCAATCTGTCACTGGATGCAGTAGGAGGAGAACTTCTTCTCATCTCTCAGTTTACATTATATGCAAACTGCAAGAGAGGAAACCGGCCAAGCTTCATCGAAGCCGGAGCACCGGATATGGCCTCGGAAATGTATGAATACATTATTGAAAAATGCAAGGAACAGGTAGAGGTTGTAGAAAGAGGAAGATTCGGAGCGGATATGAAAGTCAGTCTTGTTAATGACGGACCATTTACAATCGTGTTAGATTCTGAAACTTTATAAGATTTAATTCTTGAATGTCAACAGGGCCGGGATGCAGTACATTTGTAATTATGTATTGTGTTCCGGTCCTGTTAATATATCAGCTGGGAGATGAATCCTGGATATGATCCCATCATGGATAATTATAAAAAAATAATAAATCCTATTGACATTTACATTCAAAGTGATTATTCTAACCGTTAGGCATTTAATAATTAGCCGTCTAATTATTAAAGATGAATTGATTTTACAAAAAAGTTCAAAACAAATAAAAAGAACTTTGAATTGGGAGGTGAGAAAACTGTGAATGATAAATGGATGGAATCTGGATTTATGTTGATTCAGCAGGTGGCGCATCTTGCTAAATACCAGACTTTGAAAGAGATGGAATCCTGCGGATTAAAACCAAATCAGGCAGGAATATTGGTTGTGTTGCGAAGTGAAGGCGGATTATCCCAAAAAGAGCTTGCTAAGCGCATGGGAGTGACGCCACCGTCTATGACAGCGGCGCTGAAAAAAATGGAAAAACAAGGATATGTTCTGCGGGAGCAGGATGAGAAAGACCAGCGGATTACGAGGATTCGAATATCTGATCAGGGAATTGAGTGTCTGAATGGACTTCAGCATATGATGCGAAATCTGGAGAAAAGGCTGTATGAAGGTATTTCTGCAGAAGAACGGCAGGAAATGAAGGAGACGCTTTTAAAAATGAGAGAAAATGTGCTCAGGTACAAAGAGTTTCAAGGAATGGATATGTGTGAGATCATGGAGAAGACCAGACCGCCGAAAATGCCGGAAAAATCGATTTAATAGAAAAGAAAAAATTCATTTATTATAGTAATAACGAGAAAGGATAAGACAGCTTATGAGAAAATTATTTCAGTTTTTAAAGCCATATGCACCACGGGTACTTCTGATATTATGTGTCCTTGTCGTGCAGGCTTACTGTGATTTGTCTCTGCCGACCTATACTTCAAATATTGTAAATGTAGGAATTCAGCAGAGCGGTATCGATGAGGAAATTCCGGAGAATATTT
The sequence above is drawn from the Dorea formicigenerans genome and encodes:
- the dtd gene encoding D-aminoacyl-tRNA deacylase; translated protein: MRFVIQRVLESEVKVDGESLGKIGKGFMVLIGVSNDDTKEVADKMVKKMLGLRIFEDEQGKTNLSLDAVGGELLLISQFTLYANCKRGNRPSFIEAGAPDMASEMYEYIIEKCKEQVEVVERGRFGADMKVSLVNDGPFTIVLDSETL
- a CDS encoding MarR family winged helix-turn-helix transcriptional regulator, coding for MNDKWMESGFMLIQQVAHLAKYQTLKEMESCGLKPNQAGILVVLRSEGGLSQKELAKRMGVTPPSMTAALKKMEKQGYVLREQDEKDQRITRIRISDQGIECLNGLQHMMRNLEKRLYEGISAEERQEMKETLLKMRENVLRYKEFQGMDMCEIMEKTRPPKMPEKSI
- a CDS encoding DMT family transporter, with product MKPKNAVMLLLTSLIWGTAFVAQSVGMDFLGPFTFNGVRSFIGGVTLLPCIWLLEKMNGKPEVDGTRKDLIQGGIACGLLLFAASSLQQMGIQYTTAGKAGFITAFYIVFVPVLGIFLKKAAGWKVWMSVFLALIGLYFLCIKEGFSIGKGDIMIFACALVFAVHILVIDYYSPKVDGVKMSCIQFFVCGIASLPFMFLTETPQIGNILDARMPILYAGVMSCGVAYTLQILGQKHANPAIASLLLSMESCFSVLSGWIILGETLSAREGIGCVLMFVAIILAQLPDKREKLKNGQA